The nucleotide sequence CGCCGAGCTCCGGGTACGCGACGAGGTGCGCGGGCTCGTCGACCAGCTCCGCCCGTCGATCCCGGAGTGGTACGAGAAGGCGTACTTCCCGACCGAGATCATCCCGGAGCTGGCCCGGCTCGGGCTGCTCGGCATGGTGTACGACGGCTACGGGTGCCCCGGCCGCTCGGCCGTCGAGTACGGCCTGGCCGCCGTCGAGCTGGAAGCCGGCGACTCCGGCCTGCGCACCTTCGTCTCGGTGCAGGGATCGCTGGCGATGTCGGCGATCCACACCCACGGCTCGGAGGAGCAGAAGCGGCAGTACCTGCCGGGCATGGCGGCCGGGACGATCATCGGCTGCTTCGGCCTCACCGAACCGAACGCCGGATCCGACCCCGCCGGCATGACCACGTTCGCTCGCCGCGACGGGGACGACTGGGTCATCAACGGCGCCAAACGCTGGATCGGGCTGGCCTCGATCGCCCACCTCGCGATCATCTGGGCGCAGACCGAGGACGGCGTCCGCGGCTTCATCGTGCCGACGGACGCGCCCGGGTTCACCGCGACGCCGATCACGCCGAAACTGTCGCTGCGCGCGTCGATCCAGTGCGACCTCGAACTCGCCGACGTCCGCGTCCCGGCCGCGGCCCGGCTCCCCGGCGCGGCCGGCCTTCGAGGCCCGTTCGCCTGCCTGAACGATGCCCGCTACGGCATCGCCTGGGGGGTGCTCGGCGCCGCGCGGGACAGCTACCTCTCTGCGCTGCGCTACTCGCGCGAGCGCCTGCAGTTCGGCCGTCCCATCGCCTCCTTCCAGCTCACTCAGGAGAAGCTGGCGCGGATGGCGATCGGGCTGACCCAGGGCCAGCTCCTCGCGTTGCGCCTCGGCCGCCTGAAGGAGGCCGGCCGGCTGGAGCCGCAGCAGATCTCC is from Jiangella alkaliphila and encodes:
- a CDS encoding acyl-CoA dehydrogenase family protein, encoding MTCPADLLDLDDQLSDAELRVRDEVRGLVDQLRPSIPEWYEKAYFPTEIIPELARLGLLGMVYDGYGCPGRSAVEYGLAAVELEAGDSGLRTFVSVQGSLAMSAIHTHGSEEQKRQYLPGMAAGTIIGCFGLTEPNAGSDPAGMTTFARRDGDDWVINGAKRWIGLASIAHLAIIWAQTEDGVRGFIVPTDAPGFTATPITPKLSLRASIQCDLELADVRVPAAARLPGAAGLRGPFACLNDARYGIAWGVLGAARDSYLSALRYSRERLQFGRPIASFQLTQEKLARMAIGLTQGQLLALRLGRLKEAGRLEPQQISLGKLANTRTAIEIAREARTVLGGNGVAAEHSPLRHANNLESVRTYEGTDEIHTLVLGRHLTGIAAFR